One window of the Streptomyces sp. ITFR-21 genome contains the following:
- a CDS encoding DUF3492 domain-containing protein, producing MRIALLTEGGYPYARGEEVAWCDRLVRGLGHHDVDVYALSRSSWTEAGGRLAPPPEVRRVLTERLWGEPPGPGRTPPRTARRARRATFRWHYADLAAALAGGRALSAADRAERFAAGLYGLAEAAAEHGGLAGLLRGEDALAALENACRATGVRPLLGDIVVTELRTAAALLEQQLRPLSAPWYGPGELGAADLCHAASGGPAALPGLLAKRFCGTPLIVSEHTVRVRSALLAHRAAGLPPAVRALLGDYHRLLAAETYRRAALTTAGSGHVRRWQERCGAPRGRLRTVYPGIDAARFAHAGEAAGARAAAPADPTLAWVGRPDPAKDLVALLYAFHAIRREEPRARLRIFHPRTADERAAGYLRHCRNLAAQLFPDRATGPHPVGGSPVSFEEIGSPGAPGPAEVYAAGDVVVLSSGAEGFPLSLVEAMLCGRPTVSTDVGAVREVLGGTGLVVPPRDPGALADAALELLRGPARAARLGAAARERALALFTASRCVDAFRESYREVVAHHPVRRDPLRGTAGDPRPSTAASLPPAPLAPAPPPTTRAPAAAAPGGSPR from the coding sequence GTGCGGATCGCGTTGCTCACCGAGGGTGGCTACCCGTATGCGCGAGGTGAGGAAGTCGCGTGGTGCGACCGGCTGGTGCGCGGCCTCGGACACCACGACGTCGACGTGTACGCGTTGAGCCGGTCCTCCTGGACCGAGGCGGGCGGCCGGCTCGCACCGCCCCCGGAGGTGCGGCGGGTGCTGACCGAACGCCTCTGGGGCGAGCCGCCCGGCCCGGGGCGCACCCCGCCGCGGACGGCCCGCCGCGCCCGCCGGGCCACCTTCCGCTGGCACTACGCCGACCTGGCCGCCGCGCTGGCCGGGGGCCGCGCGCTCAGCGCCGCGGACCGGGCGGAGCGGTTCGCCGCCGGGCTCTACGGATTGGCCGAGGCCGCCGCGGAACACGGCGGGCTGGCCGGGCTGCTGCGCGGCGAGGACGCGCTCGCCGCACTGGAGAACGCCTGCCGGGCCACCGGTGTACGCCCGCTGCTCGGCGACATCGTGGTCACCGAACTGCGCACCGCCGCCGCGCTGTTGGAGCAGCAGCTGCGGCCGCTTTCGGCGCCCTGGTACGGGCCCGGCGAGCTGGGGGCCGCCGACCTGTGTCACGCGGCGTCCGGCGGTCCCGCCGCACTGCCGGGCCTGCTGGCCAAACGGTTCTGCGGCACCCCGCTGATCGTCTCCGAGCACACCGTCCGGGTCCGGTCCGCGCTGCTCGCCCACCGCGCCGCGGGACTCCCCCCGGCCGTACGGGCGCTGCTCGGCGACTACCACCGCCTGCTGGCCGCCGAGACCTACCGCCGGGCGGCCCTGACCACCGCCGGCTCCGGCCACGTACGGCGCTGGCAGGAGCGGTGCGGGGCGCCGCGCGGGCGGCTGCGCACGGTGTACCCCGGGATCGACGCCGCCCGGTTCGCCCACGCGGGCGAGGCGGCCGGAGCGCGGGCGGCGGCGCCCGCCGACCCCACCCTGGCCTGGGTCGGCCGGCCCGACCCGGCCAAGGACCTGGTCGCCCTCCTGTACGCCTTCCACGCGATACGCCGGGAGGAGCCGCGCGCCCGGCTGCGGATCTTCCATCCGCGCACCGCGGACGAACGGGCCGCCGGATACCTGCGCCACTGCCGGAACCTCGCCGCACAGCTCTTCCCCGACCGGGCGACCGGCCCGCACCCGGTCGGCGGGAGTCCGGTCAGCTTCGAGGAGATCGGTTCACCGGGCGCGCCCGGACCGGCGGAGGTGTACGCGGCGGGCGATGTCGTCGTGCTGTCCAGCGGCGCGGAGGGGTTCCCGCTCAGCCTCGTCGAGGCGATGCTCTGCGGGCGGCCGACGGTGTCCACGGACGTAGGCGCGGTCCGCGAGGTGCTCGGCGGCACCGGGCTGGTCGTGCCGCCGCGCGACCCCGGGGCACTCGCCGACGCTGCCCTCGAACTGCTGCGCGGTCCGGCCCGCGCCGCCCGGCTCGGCGCCGCCGCCCGCGAACGCGCGCTCGCCCTCTTCACCGCGAGCCGCTGCGTGGACGCCTTCCGCGAGAGCTACCGCGAAGTCGTCGCCCACCACCCGGTCCGCCGCGACCCGCTCCGGGGCACCGCCGGCGACCCCCGCCCGTCCACCGCCGCGTCCCTCCCGCCTGCCCCCCTCGCCCCCGCCCCGCCCCCGACCACCCGCGCCCCGGCCGCCGCGGCCCCCGGAGGATCACCCCGATGA
- a CDS encoding NAD-dependent epimerase/dehydratase family protein yields MRVLLLGADGFLGRHVAERLLADPAVQLTALGRSDESDVRFDLSTGAPGVLARFLDAVHPGVLINCAGATRGNARDLTRQNTVAVATVCEALRRSSVAARLVQVGCASEYGPSPVGSSTGEDASPRPGGPYGVSKLAATELVLGSGLDAVVLRVFSPVGPGTPTGSPLGRIAEALRRAMQNGDPELKLGGLQVQRDFVDARDVARAVHAASLSAAQGVVNIGSGRAVRLRDMAAALAHVAGYEGVLHEVDEPSHGPAQPPPYPDGCGPWQQADVRTARDRLGWRPRIGLEESLADVWMEAACRV; encoded by the coding sequence ATGAGAGTGCTGTTGCTGGGAGCCGACGGATTCCTGGGCCGGCACGTCGCCGAACGGCTGCTGGCCGACCCGGCCGTACAGCTCACCGCGCTGGGACGCAGCGACGAGTCCGACGTGCGGTTCGACCTGTCCACCGGCGCGCCGGGAGTGCTGGCCCGCTTCCTGGACGCCGTGCACCCCGGCGTACTGATCAACTGCGCCGGCGCCACCCGCGGCAACGCCCGGGATCTGACCCGGCAGAACACGGTGGCCGTGGCCACCGTCTGCGAGGCGCTGCGCCGCAGCTCGGTCGCCGCCCGCCTGGTGCAGGTGGGGTGCGCCTCGGAGTACGGGCCCTCGCCGGTCGGCTCGTCCACCGGTGAGGACGCGAGCCCGCGGCCCGGCGGCCCGTACGGCGTCAGTAAGCTCGCCGCCACCGAACTGGTCCTCGGCTCCGGCCTGGACGCGGTGGTGCTGCGCGTCTTCAGCCCGGTCGGTCCGGGCACCCCGACCGGCTCCCCGCTCGGCCGGATCGCCGAGGCGCTGCGGCGCGCCATGCAGAACGGCGACCCGGAGCTGAAACTCGGCGGCCTCCAGGTCCAGCGCGACTTCGTCGACGCGCGGGACGTGGCCCGCGCGGTGCACGCCGCCTCGCTGTCCGCCGCGCAGGGTGTGGTGAACATCGGCAGCGGCCGGGCGGTACGGCTGCGGGACATGGCCGCGGCGCTCGCGCACGTCGCGGGGTACGAAGGTGTGCTGCACGAGGTGGACGAGCCCTCGCACGGCCCGGCCCAGCCGCCCCCGTACCCCGACGGCTGCGGACCCTGGCAGCAGGCGGACGTCAGGACCGCCCGCGACCGCCTCGGCTGGCGGCCCCGGATCGGCCTGGAGGAATCGCTGGCCGACGTCTGGATGGAGGCGGCATGCCGCGTCTGA
- a CDS encoding ABC transporter permease — MTRFLARRLFQAAMVLLVLAAVLYAVFYLAPGDAARLACGPKCSTAQVDQIRGQMGLDDPVYVQFLRFLRGIAAGHDYSTGAGTLRCPAPCLGQSYRTGELVTHIVAVKLPATASLACGAMVLWLVIGVGTGLLSALRRGTLVERLLTGFTLAGTAVPVFITGILLLLVFCSWLQWLPFPTYVPLTDDPRQWAWNLLLPWLALALVEAAKYARLTRSSMLETLAEDHIRTFRAYGVGEWAVIRRHALRGALTPVIALSALDLGTMFGGALLTETLFGIPGLGQQLVQSVQMKDLPVVVGIVLVMGLAVVAANAVADVLYAVADRRVVLA, encoded by the coding sequence GTGACCCGCTTCCTCGCCCGGCGGCTGTTCCAGGCCGCCATGGTGCTGCTGGTGCTGGCCGCGGTGCTCTACGCGGTCTTCTACCTCGCGCCCGGCGACGCCGCCCGGCTCGCCTGCGGACCCAAGTGCTCCACCGCCCAGGTCGACCAGATCCGCGGCCAGATGGGTTTGGACGATCCCGTGTACGTCCAGTTCCTGCGCTTCCTGCGAGGCATCGCCGCCGGACACGACTACAGCACCGGCGCCGGAACGCTGCGCTGCCCGGCGCCGTGCCTGGGCCAGTCCTACCGCACCGGCGAACTCGTCACCCACATCGTCGCGGTGAAGCTGCCCGCGACCGCCTCGCTTGCCTGCGGCGCGATGGTGCTGTGGCTGGTCATCGGGGTCGGGACCGGGCTGCTGTCGGCGCTGCGCCGCGGCACCCTGGTGGAGCGGCTGCTCACCGGGTTCACCCTGGCCGGCACCGCCGTCCCGGTGTTCATCACCGGCATCCTGCTGCTGCTCGTCTTCTGCTCCTGGCTGCAGTGGCTGCCCTTCCCGACCTACGTGCCGCTCACCGACGACCCCCGGCAGTGGGCGTGGAACCTGCTGCTGCCGTGGCTGGCGCTGGCCCTGGTCGAAGCGGCCAAGTACGCGCGGCTCACCCGCAGTTCGATGCTGGAGACACTCGCGGAGGACCACATCCGCACCTTCCGGGCGTACGGCGTCGGCGAGTGGGCGGTCATCCGCCGGCACGCGCTGCGCGGGGCGCTGACCCCGGTGATCGCGCTGTCCGCGCTGGACCTCGGCACGATGTTCGGCGGAGCGCTGCTCACCGAGACGCTGTTCGGCATTCCGGGACTCGGCCAACAGCTGGTGCAGTCGGTGCAAATGAAGGACCTGCCGGTGGTGGTCGGCATCGTGCTGGTGATGGGGCTCGCCGTGGTGGCGGCCAACGCGGTCGCCGACGTGCTGTACGCGGTCGCGGACCGAAGGGTGGTGCTGGCGTGA
- a CDS encoding ABC transporter ATP-binding protein yields MTAHPDALVDVADLRIEFPTGGGPVRAVDGLSFTLAAGGALGLVGESGSGKSATAYALLGLHRGTGARVAGTVRVAGTDLRTASDAQVRRLRGAVAAMVFQDPLSSLDPYYAVGDQIAEVHRVHHRVSRAAARARAVQVLDRVGIPDARRRSRSRPHEFSGGMRQRVLIAMALACEPRLLIADEPTTALDVTVQAQILDLLHDLRAETGMGLLLVTHDLGVVAGSVDELLVVRGGRAVERGAVADVLRAPRDPYTRALLTAVPRLRPEPALPSAARLRSEPALPSEARPRPEPGPRPEPAALPGTGTGAGTGPAGGPPEPAVPRQPAAAATAATPAPTARPTAGDAAPDADVLLEARGLRREFGRGRGAFAAVDGVSLAVRAGETLGIVGESGSGKTTLGRMLVRLLDPTAGAITYRGREIGSLGDRALRPLRRELQMVFQDPVSSLNPRRSIGESIADPLRAARELDDKAVVRRVKELLERVGLDPAGYHRYPHEFSGGQRQRVGIARALAPEPRLVVCDEPVSALDVTTQAQVVGLLAELQRDLGLSLVFIAHDLAVVRQVSDRVAVMRGGRIVESGTVDEVYDAPQDPYTKGLLAAVPVLDPVESVARRADRKALRSAMTTAP; encoded by the coding sequence GTGACCGCGCATCCCGACGCCCTGGTCGACGTGGCGGACCTGCGGATCGAGTTCCCCACCGGCGGCGGGCCGGTGCGGGCCGTGGACGGCCTGAGCTTCACGCTGGCCGCGGGCGGCGCGCTCGGCCTGGTCGGCGAGTCCGGATCCGGCAAGAGCGCCACCGCGTACGCGCTGCTCGGGCTGCACCGGGGGACCGGGGCCCGGGTCGCCGGCACCGTACGGGTGGCCGGCACGGACCTGCGGACCGCGTCCGACGCGCAGGTGCGGCGGCTGCGGGGCGCGGTGGCCGCGATGGTCTTCCAGGACCCGCTGTCCTCGCTCGACCCGTACTACGCCGTGGGCGACCAGATCGCCGAGGTCCACCGGGTGCACCACCGGGTGTCCCGGGCCGCCGCACGGGCCCGCGCGGTGCAGGTGCTGGACCGCGTCGGCATCCCCGACGCCCGGCGCCGGTCCCGTTCCCGCCCGCACGAGTTCAGCGGCGGCATGCGGCAACGCGTCCTGATCGCCATGGCGTTGGCGTGCGAGCCGCGGCTGCTGATCGCCGACGAGCCCACGACGGCGCTCGACGTCACCGTGCAGGCGCAGATCCTCGACCTGCTGCACGACCTGCGGGCCGAGACCGGGATGGGGCTGCTCCTGGTCACCCACGACCTCGGAGTGGTGGCCGGCAGCGTCGACGAACTCCTCGTCGTGCGGGGCGGGCGGGCGGTGGAGCGCGGCGCCGTCGCGGACGTGCTGCGCGCGCCCCGCGACCCCTACACCCGAGCCCTGCTGACCGCGGTGCCGCGGCTGCGCCCCGAACCCGCTCTGCCGTCCGCGGCGCGGTTGCGTTCTGAACCCGCTCTGCCGTCCGAAGCCCGGCCGCGCCCTGAACCCGGGCCGCGTCCTGAGCCCGCGGCGCTCCCCGGGACCGGGACTGGGGCCGGGACCGGGCCGGCCGGCGGCCCGCCGGAACCCGCCGTGCCGCGGCAGCCGGCCGCGGCGGCCACCGCGGCCACCCCCGCGCCCACCGCGCGGCCCACCGCAGGGGATGCCGCACCGGACGCCGACGTGCTGCTCGAAGCCCGCGGCCTGCGGCGGGAGTTCGGACGCGGGCGGGGCGCGTTCGCGGCCGTGGACGGGGTGTCGCTCGCCGTACGGGCGGGCGAGACGCTCGGGATCGTCGGGGAGAGCGGCAGCGGGAAGACCACCCTCGGACGGATGCTGGTGCGGCTGCTGGACCCGACCGCGGGCGCGATCACCTACCGGGGACGGGAGATCGGCTCGCTGGGGGACAGGGCGCTGCGACCGCTGCGCCGCGAACTGCAGATGGTCTTCCAGGACCCCGTGTCGTCACTCAACCCGCGCCGCAGCATCGGCGAGTCGATCGCCGATCCGCTGCGGGCGGCCCGGGAGCTGGACGACAAGGCGGTGGTGCGCCGGGTGAAGGAGCTGCTGGAGCGGGTCGGGCTCGACCCGGCCGGGTACCACAGGTATCCGCACGAGTTCAGCGGCGGTCAGCGGCAACGGGTCGGCATCGCACGGGCGTTGGCCCCGGAACCGAGGCTGGTGGTCTGCGACGAGCCGGTGTCCGCACTGGACGTCACGACGCAGGCGCAAGTCGTCGGCCTGCTCGCGGAGTTGCAGCGCGACCTCGGCCTGTCGCTGGTGTTCATCGCACACGACCTCGCCGTCGTCCGGCAGGTGAGCGACCGGGTCGCGGTGATGCGCGGCGGCCGGATCGTGGAGAGCGGCACCGTCGACGAGGTGTACGACGCGCCCCAGGACCCGTACACCAAGGGGCTGCTGGCGGCCGTGCCGGTGCTGGACCCGGTGGAGTCGGTGGCCCGCCGGGCGGACCGCAAAGCCCTGCGGAGCGCGATGACCACCGCGCCATAG